The Aggregatilinea lenta genome includes a region encoding these proteins:
- a CDS encoding YIP1 family protein has product MTSAQSDLQQLEQIEQLGRGPNGPYTLTVPPRQRGLVSQVTMVLVRPGEFFDALAIVRTSRQWVWIAAVVLALVGLSAVRYQSASQQVADGDPAGGADVSGGVPIDPFGGSGGVAVEGSFDTGLSDTGAPSAGGAVSDKDVTDEWTTALIAGSNVLLAWGILAVLLGVVSLMNGRAPRFGHNVQVAVWASVPLGLMAGLQMIFFLMGGSAGAAGLSGLLADWSGYASLSEPVQKLAVSAAERLTLFAVWTVALAYIGARHALRGRWWVVVPVVVAWAAIIIVLPVLAGTVDLPQSDEVAQGDDLQMVDPAMMDGGMPGEADSMIEPGMEGALPDGMGGINGLDDTNGLPLDGTAEAAPGEVGPFATEDALSGEPGGAESGADSALDPTSEPASEPVMIPRDGGSASSGGSGVIVQPAPVVKPR; this is encoded by the coding sequence ATGACTAGTGCGCAGTCCGATCTCCAACAATTGGAACAGATCGAGCAGCTCGGGCGGGGGCCGAACGGGCCCTATACGCTGACCGTGCCGCCGCGCCAGCGCGGGCTGGTGAGCCAGGTGACGATGGTGCTGGTGCGCCCCGGCGAGTTCTTCGACGCGCTGGCGATCGTGCGCACGTCGCGCCAGTGGGTCTGGATCGCAGCGGTGGTGCTGGCCCTGGTCGGGCTGAGCGCTGTGCGCTACCAGTCGGCGTCTCAGCAGGTGGCGGACGGCGATCCGGCTGGCGGCGCTGACGTGTCCGGCGGCGTGCCGATCGATCCGTTTGGCGGGAGCGGCGGCGTGGCGGTGGAAGGCAGCTTCGACACCGGCCTGTCCGACACGGGCGCGCCTTCGGCGGGCGGAGCGGTGAGCGATAAGGATGTCACGGACGAGTGGACGACGGCGCTGATTGCGGGCAGTAACGTGCTGCTGGCGTGGGGCATTCTGGCTGTGCTGCTGGGCGTGGTGTCGCTGATGAACGGGCGCGCGCCGCGCTTTGGGCATAACGTGCAGGTCGCGGTGTGGGCCAGCGTGCCGTTGGGCCTGATGGCCGGGCTGCAAATGATCTTCTTCCTGATGGGCGGCAGCGCCGGAGCGGCGGGCCTGTCGGGATTGCTGGCGGATTGGTCCGGCTATGCGTCGCTGTCCGAGCCGGTGCAAAAGCTGGCCGTCTCGGCGGCGGAGCGGCTGACGTTGTTCGCCGTGTGGACGGTGGCGCTGGCGTACATCGGCGCGCGGCACGCGCTGCGCGGACGCTGGTGGGTGGTGGTGCCTGTGGTGGTGGCCTGGGCCGCGATTATCATCGTGCTGCCGGTGTTGGCGGGCACGGTCGATCTGCCGCAGAGTGACGAGGTCGCACAAGGTGACGACCTGCAGATGGTCGATCCGGCGATGATGGACGGCGGCATGCCGGGCGAGGCCGATAGTATGATCGAGCCGGGCATGGAGGGCGCGCTGCCAGATGGTATGGGCGGCATAAATGGCCTGGACGACACGAACGGCCTGCCGCTCGACGGCACAGCGGAAGCCGCCCCCGGCGAGGTCGGGCCGTTCGCCACCGAAGACGCGCTTTCCGGCGAGCCGGGCGGCGCGGAATCGGGGGCCGATTCGGCCCTTGACCCGACTTCGGAACCCGCATCGGAGCCGGTCATGATCCCGCGCGACGGGGGATCAGCGTCCTCCGGCGGATCGGGCGTGATCGTGCAGCCCGCGCCTGTCGTGAAACCTCGATGA
- a CDS encoding ABC transporter ATP-binding protein, whose protein sequence is MSGTNGSKSNGRQPVIVVEGLDKTFQIGDQWVHALDGVSVKVPAGQFLAIMGPSGSGKSTLLYLLGGLDRPSAGRVMVAGRRLDNMNGDDLAQFRRETVGFIFQAFHLIPTMTALQNVALPGVFAAVPREQREQRAAWLLGLLGMTPRMHHKPSQLSGGQQQRVAIARALFNNPPVIMADEPTGALDSKTGQAVMSLLRRLCSKLGKTVIVVTHDAAIARYADRMLLLKDGRVIDDRAPTQEEKRDVA, encoded by the coding sequence ATGAGCGGCACAAACGGATCGAAATCGAACGGCAGGCAGCCGGTGATCGTGGTCGAAGGGCTGGACAAGACGTTCCAGATCGGCGACCAATGGGTGCACGCGCTCGACGGCGTCAGCGTGAAGGTGCCCGCCGGGCAGTTCCTGGCGATCATGGGACCGAGCGGTTCCGGAAAGAGCACGCTGCTTTACCTGCTGGGCGGGCTGGATCGCCCGTCGGCGGGGCGGGTCATGGTCGCCGGGCGGCGTCTGGACAACATGAACGGCGACGATCTGGCGCAGTTCCGGCGCGAGACGGTCGGCTTTATCTTCCAGGCGTTCCACCTCATCCCCACCATGACCGCGCTGCAAAACGTGGCGCTGCCGGGGGTGTTCGCGGCGGTCCCGCGCGAGCAGCGCGAACAGCGTGCGGCGTGGCTGTTGGGGCTGCTGGGTATGACCCCACGGATGCACCACAAGCCGTCGCAGCTTTCGGGTGGTCAGCAGCAGCGCGTGGCAATCGCGCGAGCGCTGTTCAACAATCCGCCCGTGATCATGGCCGACGAGCCGACCGGCGCGCTGGACAGCAAGACCGGACAGGCCGTGATGTCCCTGCTGCGCCGCCTGTGCAGCAAGCTCGGCAAGACGGTGATCGTCGTGACGCACGATGCGGCCATCGCGCGCTACGCGGACCGTATGCTGCTGTTGAAAGACGGACGCGTGATCGACGACCGCGCGCCCACCCAGGAGGAGAAACGAGATGTCGCGTAA
- a CDS encoding COG1361 S-layer family protein, with translation MSRNSERRAAARAILGLAILVTIVALWQYDAPAGAQGPSTEEPTFTPTNTPTPTPTSTPTNTPVPTDTPVPTATLTLTPSATATQPPAPVQVTRSEPNVVVSGSEAVLSVFGAGFTDTSAARLVGVGLLDTTLINGGALKAIVPPSVGPGQYTVQVNDAQGNWISSPNPLIVVPPTPTPLAPTDVPPPTSTAIPTDTPVPTNTPLPPTPVPGQPSLLVRNFVVSPAVTGPGGRVFLTFEVVNQGSRTAEGISATVGDGSKFVPANGQAGATLPDIAPGGSASVSLGVNAADDAPPGPNSIPVSLTYYDFEGNAFSTDASLSVIVSELAESSQIVLASYTIDPESPQPGDTVRVTLHVTNTGNAMAQQVIARITGADSILLPGPDGDSLPIGSLAPGQVVEAALDMILDNKAEAGLKVQPVTLSFMQDGEPQEVASSVTVAVASVTGNAPLLLLDAYDVGADQLQPGEQFTLALTLKNVGDGAVSGLLVTFGTVESTGGSTGGDSGTPSNTGGIGSGSSTTPSTTFAPLGGGGTIFVGDVGADGESVALNQDFIVNGTVNSGIYSLPITLRYQKPDGTSAQDDLRASVVVVAPPRVQLNLQAPLPETINVGEPYPLAITVVNMGSGTVSLLNAVTEADNGEIVDGADQFIGPVQTGDDATVAPMVMPLEEGPVEVTLKLHYLNDLNQDAVLVKTYTLSAVAPPPMPEEVTPPPDMQEVVVEDEDGDTIGRILLGLLGLGS, from the coding sequence ATGTCGCGTAATTCAGAGCGGCGCGCCGCCGCGCGCGCGATTTTAGGGCTGGCGATCCTGGTCACGATCGTGGCCTTGTGGCAGTACGACGCGCCCGCCGGAGCGCAAGGGCCTTCGACTGAGGAGCCAACCTTCACGCCGACGAATACGCCCACCCCGACGCCGACATCGACTCCGACCAATACGCCCGTTCCCACTGACACTCCCGTGCCGACCGCAACGCTGACGTTGACGCCCTCCGCCACCGCCACCCAGCCGCCCGCCCCGGTCCAGGTGACGCGCTCCGAACCGAATGTGGTCGTGTCCGGCAGTGAAGCGGTGCTGTCCGTGTTTGGCGCGGGCTTCACGGACACCAGCGCAGCGCGTCTGGTAGGCGTGGGCCTGCTGGACACCACGCTGATCAACGGCGGCGCGCTTAAGGCGATCGTGCCGCCGAGCGTCGGCCCCGGCCAGTACACGGTGCAGGTCAACGACGCACAGGGCAACTGGATCTCGTCGCCCAACCCGCTGATCGTCGTGCCGCCGACGCCGACGCCGCTCGCGCCGACGGACGTGCCGCCGCCAACCAGTACGGCGATCCCCACCGATACGCCGGTCCCGACCAATACGCCGCTGCCGCCAACGCCCGTGCCCGGCCAGCCGTCGCTGCTGGTGCGCAACTTTGTGGTGAGTCCGGCGGTGACCGGTCCCGGCGGGCGGGTCTTCCTGACGTTCGAGGTGGTCAACCAGGGCAGCCGCACCGCCGAGGGCATTTCCGCCACGGTGGGCGATGGCAGCAAGTTCGTCCCGGCCAACGGGCAGGCGGGCGCAACGCTGCCGGACATCGCACCCGGCGGCAGCGCGTCCGTGTCGCTGGGCGTGAACGCGGCGGACGACGCACCGCCCGGCCCGAACAGCATCCCGGTCAGCCTGACCTATTACGACTTCGAAGGCAACGCCTTCAGCACCGACGCCTCGCTGAGCGTGATCGTCAGCGAGCTGGCGGAGTCGTCGCAGATCGTGCTGGCGAGCTATACCATCGATCCGGAGTCGCCGCAGCCGGGCGACACCGTGCGGGTGACGCTGCACGTGACCAACACCGGCAACGCGATGGCGCAGCAGGTCATCGCGCGTATCACCGGAGCGGACAGCATCCTGCTGCCCGGCCCCGATGGCGACAGCCTGCCGATCGGCTCGCTGGCGCCGGGTCAGGTCGTGGAAGCGGCGCTGGACATGATTCTGGATAACAAGGCCGAAGCCGGATTGAAGGTGCAGCCGGTCACACTGAGCTTCATGCAGGACGGCGAGCCGCAGGAAGTCGCCAGCAGCGTGACGGTCGCGGTGGCGAGCGTGACTGGCAACGCGCCGCTGCTGCTGCTCGACGCCTACGACGTGGGCGCCGATCAACTCCAGCCCGGCGAGCAGTTCACGCTGGCGCTGACGCTCAAGAACGTCGGCGACGGCGCGGTGTCCGGCCTGCTGGTGACGTTCGGCACGGTCGAATCGACCGGCGGCTCGACGGGCGGTGATAGCGGCACGCCGAGCAACACAGGCGGCATCGGATCGGGATCGAGCACGACGCCCAGCACAACCTTCGCGCCGTTGGGCGGCGGGGGCACGATCTTCGTGGGTGACGTCGGCGCGGACGGCGAGAGCGTGGCGCTGAACCAGGACTTCATCGTCAACGGCACGGTGAACAGCGGCATCTACAGCCTGCCGATCACGCTGCGTTACCAGAAGCCGGACGGGACCAGCGCTCAAGACGACCTGCGCGCCAGCGTCGTGGTGGTCGCGCCGCCGCGCGTGCAGCTCAACCTGCAAGCGCCGCTCCCTGAGACGATCAACGTGGGCGAGCCGTATCCGCTGGCGATCACGGTCGTCAACATGGGCAGCGGCACGGTTAGCTTGCTTAACGCCGTGACCGAGGCCGACAACGGCGAGATAGTGGACGGTGCTGACCAGTTCATCGGGCCGGTGCAGACGGGCGACGATGCGACGGTGGCCCCGATGGTCATGCCGCTCGAAGAAGGGCCGGTTGAAGTTACGCTGAAGCTGCACTACCTGAACGATCTCAACCAGGACGCCGTGCTGGTCAAGACCTACACGCTGAGCGCCGTTGCGCCGCCGCCCATGCCGGAGGAGGTCACGCCGCCGCCGGACATGCAGGAGGTGGTCGTCGAGGACGAAGACGGCGACACGATCGGACGGATTCTGCTGGGCCTGCTGGGGTTAGGTAGCTGA
- a CDS encoding ABC transporter permease, with translation MLSELVQLALGNLSRARTRFLMTAGGVLVGTTAVIMLVALTFGLQRSAEASIGSSASLTQIDVYPSWGGQPDQDVPQLTVDAVRAFWRIPGVQVVVPFASLQSGGELIAGDYHGWGEVLGIDPALLPYMGVQMQQGQASLGAGEVIVGAQVGQNFYDPEASSEEWQPVEVDLATTPVQLSVYRYTETAYSTKEIDLKVTGTLAPGGSYDYSILMNLQDVMALNEWASGEETDPETFTFSRVTVQATSRDTVSDVSDAIRAMGYGTGGIGDYINELNSFFQTMRLLLGGVGLVALVVAAFGVFNTMSMAVLERTKEIGLMKAIGATDRDVLTVFVVESALVGLSGGIAGALLSAGLQNLVNSLFQTPADGQVSGVTAFLPFDTSQLGGNLIIIPTELTLLSIALATLIGTVAGFIPARRAFRMLPVGALKEE, from the coding sequence ATGCTCTCCGAGCTGGTGCAGCTGGCGCTGGGGAACCTGTCGCGGGCACGCACGCGCTTCCTGATGACGGCGGGCGGGGTGCTGGTGGGCACTACCGCCGTGATCATGCTGGTGGCGCTAACCTTCGGCTTGCAGCGCTCGGCGGAGGCCAGCATCGGCTCCAGCGCGTCGCTGACGCAGATCGACGTGTACCCTTCGTGGGGTGGACAGCCGGATCAGGACGTGCCGCAGCTTACGGTGGACGCCGTGCGGGCGTTCTGGCGGATTCCCGGCGTGCAGGTCGTGGTCCCGTTCGCCTCACTCCAGTCGGGCGGCGAGCTGATCGCCGGAGACTACCACGGCTGGGGTGAGGTGCTCGGCATCGACCCGGCGCTGCTGCCCTACATGGGCGTGCAGATGCAGCAGGGACAGGCGTCGCTGGGGGCTGGGGAGGTGATCGTCGGCGCGCAGGTCGGCCAGAACTTTTACGATCCTGAAGCGTCCAGCGAGGAGTGGCAGCCGGTGGAGGTGGACCTGGCGACGACGCCCGTCCAGCTCAGCGTCTACCGCTACACCGAGACGGCTTATTCCACCAAAGAGATCGACCTGAAGGTGACCGGCACGCTGGCTCCTGGCGGCTCGTACGACTATTCGATTCTGATGAACCTTCAGGACGTGATGGCGCTCAACGAGTGGGCCAGCGGCGAGGAAACCGACCCGGAGACGTTCACCTTCAGCCGGGTGACAGTACAGGCCACCAGCCGCGACACCGTCAGCGACGTGTCGGACGCGATCCGCGCGATGGGCTACGGCACGGGCGGCATCGGCGACTATATCAACGAGCTGAACAGCTTCTTCCAGACGATGCGCCTGCTGCTGGGCGGCGTGGGACTGGTGGCGTTGGTGGTGGCGGCGTTTGGCGTGTTCAACACCATGTCGATGGCCGTGCTGGAACGCACGAAAGAGATCGGGCTGATGAAGGCCATCGGCGCAACCGACCGCGACGTGCTGACCGTGTTCGTGGTCGAGTCGGCGCTGGTCGGTCTGTCGGGCGGCATCGCGGGCGCGCTGCTGTCCGCCGGGCTGCAAAACCTCGTCAACAGTCTGTTCCAGACGCCCGCCGATGGGCAGGTCAGCGGCGTGACGGCCTTTTTACCTTTCGATACCTCGCAGTTGGGCGGCAACCTGATCATCATCCCCACGGAGCTGACGCTGCTGAGCATCGCCCTGGCGACCCTCATTGGCACCGTGGCGGGATTCATCCCCGCGCGGCGTGCCTTCCGCATGCTGCCGGTCGGTGCGCTAAAGGAAGAGTAG
- a CDS encoding ABC transporter substrate-binding protein, translating to MSKRLITLLLTLVLLVGAIGPLTVAAQDDCDFAGEVVVGVIASLTGERPQVGVSTEEAAQMAADEKNAACGVQIDGENYEVVILVEDSEAKAESAVAAATRLIVDEQVHAIIGPQASVEAIPAGQVANDRETPMISPWSTNPATTVDRPWVFRAAFLDPFQGPVVANFAQAEFGATTAAVLYDIASDYPKGLAENFREAAEANGIEVVAFESFTTGDTDFSSQLTNIIQQNPDVLFTPQYYNEVPLIVQQARELGYEGEILGSDSWGTPDLIDLCGDACNGLFFSTHYAPDIATEVGQAFIGNYESLFGSKPDDVAALTYDSFQLLYTAIENAQSLERADIRDALANIQLFEGVTGIMSFDEQGDPIKCAVIIQIQEGAFTYYDQACPAGFPPASADATAEPG from the coding sequence ATGTCTAAGCGTTTGATCACTTTGCTGCTCACTTTGGTTCTGTTGGTGGGCGCGATCGGTCCGCTGACCGTTGCCGCGCAAGATGACTGCGACTTCGCGGGTGAGGTCGTCGTCGGCGTGATCGCGTCGCTCACGGGCGAGCGTCCCCAGGTGGGCGTGAGCACGGAAGAGGCCGCGCAAATGGCGGCGGATGAAAAGAATGCCGCCTGCGGCGTGCAAATCGACGGCGAGAACTACGAAGTGGTGATCCTCGTCGAAGACAGCGAAGCCAAGGCCGAATCGGCTGTTGCGGCGGCCACGCGTCTGATCGTGGACGAGCAGGTCCATGCCATCATCGGCCCGCAGGCCAGTGTCGAAGCGATCCCGGCAGGCCAGGTCGCCAACGACCGCGAGACGCCGATGATCAGCCCGTGGTCCACCAACCCCGCGACGACCGTTGACCGTCCGTGGGTTTTCCGCGCGGCGTTCCTCGACCCGTTCCAGGGGCCGGTGGTTGCCAACTTTGCCCAGGCGGAGTTCGGCGCGACAACAGCCGCCGTCCTGTATGACATTGCCAGCGACTATCCCAAGGGTCTGGCGGAAAACTTCCGCGAAGCGGCGGAAGCCAACGGCATCGAGGTGGTGGCCTTCGAGAGCTTCACCACGGGCGACACCGATTTCAGCTCGCAGTTGACCAACATCATCCAGCAGAACCCCGACGTGCTGTTCACGCCGCAGTATTACAACGAAGTGCCGCTGATCGTCCAGCAGGCGCGCGAGCTGGGTTATGAGGGCGAGATCCTCGGCAGCGACAGCTGGGGCACTCCGGACCTGATCGACCTGTGTGGCGACGCGTGTAACGGCCTGTTCTTCAGCACGCACTACGCGCCGGACATTGCGACCGAAGTCGGCCAGGCATTCATCGGGAACTATGAGAGTCTCTTCGGCAGCAAGCCCGACGACGTGGCCGCGCTGACCTACGACTCCTTCCAGCTGCTGTACACGGCCATCGAGAACGCGCAGTCGTTGGAGCGTGCGGACATCCGTGACGCGCTGGCGAACATCCAGCTTTTCGAAGGCGTAACCGGTATCATGAGCTTCGACGAGCAGGGCGACCCGATCAAGTGCGCGGTCATCATCCAGATTCAGGAGGGCGCGTTCACCTACTACGACCAGGCGTGTCCCGCCGGGTTCCCGCCCGCGAGCGCTGACGCGACCGCCGAGCCAGGCTAA
- a CDS encoding branched-chain amino acid ABC transporter permease: MTYFVQQFLNALQLGSLYALIALGYTMVYGVLLLINFAHGDIFMIGAFLGVTGSMVLGLPFVPTLLLSMTITGLMGVAIERIAYKPIRHASRLSVVITALGVGLLLENGMLALTGADPRSYPSDFITTTTYEKWGINISNVKIIIIVLAFVLFIGLYLIVQRTKWGMAMRAISYDKFAVPLMGVSQDQIISLTFLMGASLAAAGGILWGVAFPVLNPYMGMRVGWKAFIAAVVGGIGDIRGAMLGGLLLGFIEIMVPAYGKSIGISSTWRDPIAFALLLLILVIRPTGLFGVARRQKV, translated from the coding sequence ATGACTTACTTTGTTCAACAATTTCTTAACGCGCTTCAGCTCGGCAGTCTTTACGCGCTCATCGCACTCGGCTACACGATGGTGTACGGCGTGCTGCTGCTGATTAACTTCGCCCACGGCGACATCTTCATGATCGGCGCGTTCCTGGGCGTGACCGGCTCGATGGTGTTGGGCCTGCCGTTCGTGCCGACGCTGCTGCTGTCGATGACCATCACCGGGTTGATGGGCGTCGCGATCGAGCGCATCGCCTACAAGCCCATTCGCCATGCCTCGCGATTATCGGTGGTGATCACAGCGCTCGGCGTCGGGCTGCTGCTCGAAAACGGGATGCTGGCGCTGACCGGGGCTGACCCGCGCAGCTATCCCAGCGATTTCATCACGACGACCACCTACGAGAAGTGGGGCATCAACATCAGCAACGTGAAGATCATCATCATCGTGCTGGCGTTCGTGCTGTTCATCGGCCTCTATTTGATCGTGCAGCGCACCAAGTGGGGCATGGCGATGCGCGCGATCTCGTACGACAAGTTCGCCGTGCCGCTGATGGGTGTCTCGCAGGACCAGATCATTTCGCTCACGTTTTTGATGGGCGCGAGTCTGGCGGCGGCGGGCGGCATTTTGTGGGGGGTGGCCTTCCCTGTGCTCAATCCCTATATGGGTATGCGCGTCGGCTGGAAGGCATTCATCGCCGCGGTGGTCGGCGGGATCGGAGATATTCGCGGCGCGATGCTTGGCGGGCTGCTGCTGGGCTTCATCGAGATCATGGTCCCGGCCTATGGCAAGTCCATCGGCATTTCCTCGACGTGGCGCGACCCGATCGCCTTTGCCCTCCTGCTGCTTATTCTGGTCATCCGCCCGACGGGCCTCTTTGGCGTGGCACGTCGGCAGAAAGTGTAG
- a CDS encoding branched-chain amino acid ABC transporter permease: MSRSPRLVRTAAAALTLLCAVTMLAAFFLLTWFVDLPEGGDVTGYELVTLDEEAENPIELPRDVENSFLIVLPAVAALVGLVALWELATGESSRRTRVAVALAALVALVYYYGLMLYQGTEETRLSDLAGPGFYVALVGAAGLVLTGFWPIGAAAAVETGAETEVEPEAAPAPPTAPRKRWTLPFVWLRRQFTGAPVLVFLLGLWAGVELELRDGDSFVRFLGDRKVPTLFGVDNLLEPFSKLDFSGVLSPFFPSPTQEVDAPLRASWEAIRQLGEDFISAFSTQGSREPGFFRVVGQIFSYDMVIYVIPILLIALLLARPASRLLARLPRGAALALHLVVLYAALYRWGDPNDYRELVLIYMGVNIMLTVSLNLINGYMGEFSVGHAGFMAVGAYVASVLTMIAFTNSSTFGDALLSPDLGLPFGFIIALIAGGVAAALAGLMVAFPSFRTRGDYLAIVTLAVNFIVQGVINNIEAIGGPRGLNGVPLWSTLTWVFVITIVALFIVHNLVTSTFGKGIIAIREDEIAAELMGVNTQRIKLVAFLVSSFIAGVAGGLFAHVLAYVNPATFGILKSTEALVMVYLGGMGSITGSVVAAVLFTLMIEALRPLAVLKWVVLPLILIFLMFRRPQGLFGFREIKLNLGGTKPDKSRYTLGEARHDAASD; the protein is encoded by the coding sequence ATGAGCCGTTCACCGCGATTGGTTCGGACGGCGGCTGCCGCGCTGACGCTGCTGTGCGCCGTGACGATGCTGGCCGCCTTTTTCTTGTTGACATGGTTCGTCGATCTGCCTGAAGGGGGCGACGTCACCGGATACGAGCTGGTTACCCTCGACGAGGAGGCGGAAAACCCCATCGAGCTGCCGCGCGACGTCGAGAACAGCTTCCTGATCGTTCTGCCAGCCGTAGCCGCCCTGGTCGGGCTGGTGGCGCTGTGGGAGCTGGCGACCGGCGAATCAAGCCGCCGCACGCGCGTCGCCGTGGCGCTCGCCGCGCTGGTGGCGCTGGTCTATTACTACGGACTGATGCTGTACCAGGGCACGGAGGAGACCCGTCTGTCCGATCTGGCCGGGCCGGGCTTCTACGTTGCGCTGGTCGGGGCCGCCGGACTGGTGCTCACGGGCTTTTGGCCGATAGGTGCGGCGGCTGCGGTTGAGACAGGGGCGGAGACGGAAGTCGAGCCAGAAGCGGCTCCCGCCCCGCCGACCGCGCCCCGGAAGCGTTGGACGCTGCCGTTCGTGTGGCTGCGGCGGCAGTTCACCGGCGCGCCCGTGCTGGTGTTTCTACTCGGCTTGTGGGCCGGGGTGGAGCTGGAACTGCGCGACGGCGACTCGTTCGTCCGGTTCCTGGGCGATCGTAAGGTCCCGACGCTGTTCGGCGTGGACAACCTGCTGGAGCCGTTTTCCAAGCTCGACTTTTCCGGCGTGCTGTCGCCGTTCTTCCCCTCGCCGACGCAAGAGGTCGATGCGCCGCTGCGCGCCTCGTGGGAGGCGATCCGGCAGCTCGGCGAAGACTTCATCAGCGCGTTCTCGACGCAGGGCAGCCGCGAGCCGGGCTTCTTCCGCGTGGTGGGGCAGATCTTCAGCTACGACATGGTGATCTACGTGATCCCGATCCTGCTGATCGCGCTGCTGCTGGCGCGCCCCGCCAGCCGCCTGCTGGCACGGCTGCCGCGCGGCGCAGCGCTGGCGCTGCACCTTGTGGTGTTGTACGCGGCGCTCTACCGCTGGGGCGACCCCAACGACTACCGCGAACTGGTGCTGATCTACATGGGCGTCAACATCATGCTCACCGTGAGCCTGAACCTGATCAACGGCTACATGGGCGAGTTCTCCGTCGGGCATGCGGGCTTCATGGCGGTGGGCGCGTACGTGGCGTCCGTGCTGACCATGATCGCGTTCACGAACAGCAGCACGTTCGGTGACGCGCTGCTCTCGCCGGATCTGGGGCTGCCGTTCGGCTTCATCATCGCCCTGATTGCGGGCGGTGTCGCGGCGGCGCTGGCCGGGCTGATGGTCGCCTTCCCGTCGTTCCGCACGCGCGGCGACTATTTGGCGATCGTCACGCTGGCGGTCAACTTCATCGTGCAGGGCGTGATCAACAACATCGAGGCGATTGGCGGGCCGCGCGGCTTGAACGGCGTCCCGCTGTGGAGCACGCTGACCTGGGTATTCGTCATCACGATCGTCGCCCTTTTCATCGTGCATAATCTGGTGACCTCGACCTTCGGCAAGGGCATCATCGCCATCCGCGAGGACGAGATCGCCGCCGAGTTGATGGGCGTCAATACGCAGCGCATCAAGTTGGTGGCGTTCCTGGTGTCGTCGTTCATCGCGGGCGTGGCGGGCGGCCTGTTCGCGCACGTGCTGGCTTATGTGAACCCCGCGACGTTCGGCATCCTCAAATCCACCGAGGCACTGGTCATGGTTTACCTGGGCGGCATGGGCAGCATCACCGGTTCGGTCGTCGCCGCCGTGCTGTTCACGCTGATGATCGAAGCGCTGCGCCCACTGGCCGTGCTCAAGTGGGTCGTGCTGCCGCTGATTCTGATCTTCCTGATGTTCCGCCGCCCGCAGGGGCTGTTTGGCTTCCGCGAGATCAAGCTCAACCTGGGCGGGACCAAACCGGACAAATCACGTTATACGCTTGGGGAAGCGCGCCATGATGCTGCTTCAGATTAA
- a CDS encoding ABC transporter ATP-binding protein, whose translation MMLLQINHLTHQFGGLRAVDDFNLELQQGELIGLIGPNGAGKTTIFNLVTGAYHATSGEILLEGENIVGKPPHTISVMGISRTFQTIRLWNQMTVLDNVRVAHHGRLRYGLAGALLRTPAYQRQEREIEDRSMELLRLFKLERFAEEPVRNLAYGQQRRVEIVRAMATQPKLLLLDEPAAGMNPNEIGALMDFIHWIRDEFHLTIWLIEHQMRLVMGICERIKVLDFGATIAEGTADDIRNDARVIEAYLGETGEAV comes from the coding sequence ATGATGCTGCTTCAGATTAATCACCTGACCCACCAGTTCGGCGGCCTGCGCGCCGTCGACGACTTCAACCTTGAGCTGCAACAGGGCGAACTGATCGGCCTGATCGGTCCCAATGGCGCGGGCAAGACGACGATCTTCAACCTCGTGACCGGGGCCTATCACGCCACGAGCGGCGAGATCCTGCTGGAAGGCGAGAACATCGTCGGCAAGCCGCCGCACACGATCAGCGTGATGGGCATCAGCCGCACGTTCCAGACCATCCGGCTGTGGAACCAGATGACCGTGCTGGATAACGTGCGCGTGGCGCACCACGGGCGGCTGCGTTACGGGCTGGCGGGGGCGCTGCTGCGCACACCCGCCTACCAGCGCCAGGAGCGCGAGATCGAAGATCGCTCGATGGAGCTGCTGCGGCTGTTCAAGCTGGAGCGCTTCGCGGAGGAGCCGGTGCGTAACCTGGCCTACGGCCAGCAGCGTCGCGTAGAGATCGTGCGCGCGATGGCGACGCAGCCCAAGCTGCTGCTGCTGGACGAGCCTGCGGCGGGCATGAATCCGAACGAGATCGGCGCGCTGATGGACTTCATTCACTGGATCCGCGATGAGTTCCACCTGACGATCTGGCTGATCGAGCACCAGATGCGGCTGGTGATGGGCATCTGCGAGCGGATCAAGGTGCTGGACTTCGGCGCGACGATTGCCGAGGGCACAGCCGACGACATCCGCAACGACGCGCGCGTGATCGAGGCGTACCTGGGCGAAACAGGGGAGGCCGTCTGA